The Ornithinimicrobium sufpigmenti genome includes the window GGCTCGAGGTGACGAGCGCGCCGACCCGCAGGCTCGGGACCTTGATGCCAGCGAGCGCCGCGGCCGTAGGAGCCTGGCCGACGAAGTAGGTGTTCCGCCCGACGGGCGTCTTCTGCAGCACGATCCACCCGATGACAGCGATCGCCAGCATGATGAAGAAGGCCGCATCGACCCCCAGGACGCGTGTGCGGAAGACGCTCGTGAGGGAGTCCGGCACGCCACCGATCGTGGTGGAGCCAGCCACCCCCAGAGCCGCCCCCGTCACCAGGGTGCCCATGCCGAGGGTGACGATGAAGGAGTGGATGCCCACCTTCACCACAAAGAACGCAGAGGTGAGGCCGATGGCCAGCGCACTCACGAGGACGACGGCCAGTGCCACGAGGACGGGCCATTCGTGGACCGTGGTGAGGTAGGCCATCACCGCGGCCGACATGCCCATCACCGACGCCGCGGACAGGTCGAACTCTCCGACGAGCAGGACCACTGTCACACCGAGGGCGAGGACTGCGAGCGGCGCTTGGATGCCAAGCATCGAGGTGAAGTTTGCCGCGGTGAGGAACACGTCCGGCCGCAGCGCAGAGAAGATGCCGATCAGCACGACCATCGCGGCCAGGAGGGCGTAGCGGTCGACCACGGAACGACCAAGACGCTGCAGAACATTCCGCGAGCGCTGGACGGCTAAGGGCCGGGGGCGCACCTCGTCTCGTTCTGCTGGTTCTGCCTGTACGGCGGTCTCCGTCGTCATGACGGCCTCCTTGGATGAGCTTCGTTGCTTCCGTGGCATCGCGTGGATGCTCGCTATGTGAACACCCTGTTGACTATGTGGATACGATGCTCGAATTCTTGGCTTCCGTCAAGAGCTTCGCCACATCCTTCTTGCCACCGCATGCTGCGGGGGTGATCAGCAGCGTGGAGCCATCGCACCCTCGACACTTATTCATAGAGCGGCTACGGTGTTCGCAAAGAGGATGCGACGATGCCTTCCTCTATACGGCGATGGGATGTGTGACGTATGCGCGTAGGACTCACCGGGGTGGGCCGGGTTGGCGAGGTCCACCTCAAGAATCTGTGCGGAAGCTCCGGAGTTTCAGAGGTGCTGGTGCATGATGCGCACCGGGCCCGGGCCGAGTCCGTGGCGGAGGAGCACGGAGCCCGCGTCGTCACCTCCTTCGACGACCTGCTCTGTAGTGTTGACGCGCTGGTGGTCGCC containing:
- a CDS encoding ABC transporter permease → MTTETAVQAEPAERDEVRPRPLAVQRSRNVLQRLGRSVVDRYALLAAMVVLIGIFSALRPDVFLTAANFTSMLGIQAPLAVLALGVTVVLLVGEFDLSAASVMGMSAAVMAYLTTVHEWPVLVALAVVLVSALAIGLTSAFFVVKVGIHSFIVTLGMGTLVTGAALGVAGSTTIGGVPDSLTSVFRTRVLGVDAAFFIMLAIAVIGWIVLQKTPVGRNTYFVGQAPTAAALAGIKVPSLRVGALVTSSLLAALAGVMMLGQVGAASPGIASPYLLPAYAAGFLGATAFTPGRFNVWGTVFAVYLLAIGTVGFQLLGFSNWVTSVFNGSVLILAVTFSTIFAKRR